In a single window of the Dysgonomonas mossii genome:
- a CDS encoding M28 family peptidase: MRLKLILVALFFMPFSLFAQTPKEKGLAEITLQKAKEYIGVLASDSLEGRKAGESGGLKASEYIKSTLQKVGVKPWRDTYYQPFESDRYPSLKMRNVLGYIPGKYQDEVVIVGAHYDHIGVKANKTNDSIYNGADDNASGTSAILQIAEAFLASGEKPLRTVIFSLWDGEELGLLGSSYFVEDYSKNITFPLLTAPKIRGYINCDMIGRNKTEADYNYVACFFSPEKPVFKEWLQNDIAAYNLNLVPDFRSMDDSPGGSDHIPFSMRKIPVIFYNTDLHEDYHKPTDHADKINYEKVVDITKATYLNLWNMANLKDF, from the coding sequence ATGAGGCTGAAACTTATCCTTGTCGCACTCTTTTTTATGCCATTTTCTTTATTTGCACAAACACCTAAAGAAAAAGGTCTGGCAGAAATAACTTTGCAAAAGGCAAAGGAGTATATAGGGGTTTTGGCTAGTGATAGTTTAGAGGGGCGTAAAGCCGGCGAATCGGGTGGTTTGAAGGCTTCAGAATATATAAAAAGTACACTTCAAAAAGTAGGTGTTAAGCCTTGGAGAGATACTTATTATCAACCTTTCGAAAGTGATCGCTATCCTTCTCTAAAGATGCGTAACGTATTGGGATATATCCCCGGAAAGTATCAGGATGAGGTTGTGATAGTTGGTGCACATTACGATCATATAGGTGTAAAAGCAAACAAAACCAATGATAGTATATACAATGGAGCTGATGATAATGCTTCGGGGACATCGGCGATTTTGCAGATAGCAGAAGCCTTTTTGGCTTCGGGCGAAAAACCATTACGCACTGTAATTTTTTCTTTGTGGGATGGAGAGGAATTGGGCTTATTGGGTTCATCTTATTTTGTCGAAGATTACTCCAAGAACATAACTTTTCCTTTACTCACAGCTCCTAAAATAAGAGGCTATATCAATTGCGATATGATTGGTAGGAATAAGACGGAGGCTGATTATAATTATGTAGCATGTTTTTTCTCTCCTGAGAAACCTGTGTTTAAAGAATGGTTGCAGAACGATATTGCTGCATATAATTTGAATCTGGTTCCCGATTTTCGCTCTATGGATGATTCTCCGGGAGGAAGCGATCATATTCCTTTTTCGATGAGGAAGATACCTGTTATATTTTACAATACCGATTTGCATGAAGATTACCATAAGCCTACCGATCATGCCGATAAAATTAATTATGAGAAAGTCGTAGATATAACTAAAGCCACCTATCTTAATTTGTGGAATATGGCTAATCTAAAGGACTTCTAG
- a CDS encoding DUF1634 domain-containing protein, which produces MKKVFSKEFWEERDMELLIGKLLRYGVMLACGITVFGGLIYLFQNHGLPIEHYKPTPDDQPFPGVSQYLRELSTIIPRVLEFDGAAIIQLGVCVLIATPILRVAFSVIGFLIEKDYMYVAITIVVLLIIVANMVLGLH; this is translated from the coding sequence ATGAAGAAAGTTTTTTCTAAAGAGTTTTGGGAAGAAAGAGACATGGAGCTTCTTATTGGCAAGTTGCTGCGATATGGAGTTATGTTAGCTTGTGGTATTACCGTATTTGGAGGTTTGATCTATTTATTCCAAAATCACGGTTTGCCTATCGAGCATTATAAACCTACACCAGATGATCAGCCCTTTCCGGGAGTCTCTCAATATCTACGTGAGTTGTCAACGATTATTCCTCGAGTATTAGAGTTTGATGGTGCAGCCATCATACAATTAGGTGTTTGTGTGCTCATTGCCACGCCTATTTTGCGTGTAGCATTTTCGGTGATAGGTTTTCTTATTGAGAAAGATTATATGTACGTGGCGATAACCATCGTCGTATTATTAATTATTGTAGCCAATATGGTTTTAGGATTACACTGA
- a CDS encoding M28 family metallopeptidase: protein MKKTIFPFLLFISISLFSQSTKEKGFATINKESAKAYIGFLASDAVEGREAGRHGGRVAGEYVKSVLQDMGLKPLNEDSYFQPFEAYSPERQKRVRFSVHPDSIQKYSQLPAHRKLELRNVLGYIEGKNKNEYVVMGAHYDHLGMDEVLDGDKIYNGADDNASGVSAVLQIAKAFLASGEKPERTIIFALWDAEELGLLGSEYFMQTCPFASDIKGYVNFDMIGRNNDEQKPKYVVYFYTEAHPQFGEWLKSDIKTYGLGLEPNYRPWDKPIGGSDNASFAKRDVSVIWYHTDGHPDYHQPSDLADKINWDKLVEITKAAYLNLWNLANLKTY from the coding sequence ATGAAGAAGACAATATTTCCTTTTTTATTATTTATATCTATTTCTTTATTTTCTCAGTCAACGAAAGAGAAAGGTTTTGCAACAATTAATAAAGAAAGCGCAAAAGCATATATTGGCTTTCTGGCAAGCGATGCAGTAGAAGGCAGAGAGGCCGGTAGGCATGGTGGACGTGTTGCCGGAGAATATGTGAAGTCTGTATTGCAAGATATGGGGCTTAAACCTCTGAATGAGGATTCTTATTTCCAGCCTTTTGAAGCATATAGTCCCGAGAGACAAAAAAGAGTGCGTTTTTCGGTTCATCCTGATTCTATTCAGAAGTATAGTCAACTTCCGGCACATCGTAAGTTAGAGTTAAGGAATGTATTGGGGTATATTGAAGGTAAAAATAAGAATGAATATGTTGTAATGGGTGCTCATTACGATCACTTAGGTATGGATGAAGTCCTTGATGGGGATAAGATATATAATGGAGCCGATGATAATGCTTCGGGAGTTTCTGCTGTATTGCAAATAGCGAAAGCATTTCTTGCGAGTGGAGAAAAGCCCGAACGTACAATTATTTTTGCACTATGGGATGCTGAAGAGCTGGGACTGTTAGGCTCGGAGTATTTTATGCAAACATGCCCTTTCGCATCAGATATTAAAGGATATGTTAATTTTGATATGATTGGACGTAACAATGATGAGCAGAAACCAAAGTATGTTGTGTATTTCTATACCGAAGCACACCCTCAGTTTGGTGAATGGCTGAAGAGTGATATTAAGACATACGGACTAGGCTTGGAACCTAATTATCGCCCTTGGGATAAGCCTATTGGCGGTAGTGACAATGCTTCATTCGCAAAAAGAGATGTTTCTGTGATTTGGTATCATACAGACGGACATCCCGATTATCATCAACCGAGCGATCTTGCCGATAAAATAAATTGGGATAAACTTGTCGAAATAACGAAAGCTGCTTATCTTAACCTCTGGAATTTAGCAAACTTAAAAACATATTAA